In Calliopsis andreniformis isolate RMS-2024a chromosome 8, iyCalAndr_principal, whole genome shotgun sequence, one DNA window encodes the following:
- the Mask gene encoding multiple ankyrin repeats single KH domain isoform X6 gives MQNVAQGTTSDSQKHEKLVSVHHDIGKTSSTPQSSNSSPTKSETETFSELQPRFMADSSESEEDSVSEVECFAIDQVELDGGHHLESSKFLLTPEDPERSVDPETQARLEALLEAAGIGKLSSGDGKHLADHEVLRRLTSSVSCALDEAAAALTRMRSDNPRAPNEKRSLVEACTDGDVGTVKKLLTEGRSVHETTEEGESLLSLACQAGYYELAQVLLAMNANVEDRGIKGDCTPLMEAASAGHVDVVSLLIAHGADVNAQSTSGNTPLMYGCAGGHEEVVRILLEAGANVEDHNENGHTPLMEAASAGHVPVAKILLEHGAGINTHSNEFKESALTLACYKGHLEMVRFLLEAGADQEHKTDEMHTALMEASMDGHVEVARLLLDSGAQVNMPTDSFESPLTLAACGGHVDLAMLLIERGANIEEVNDEGYTPLMEAAREGHEEMVALLLSQGANINAQTEETQETALTLACCGGFLEVADFLIKAGADIELGASTPLMEAAQEGHLELVRYLLESAADVHAQTQTGDTALTYACENGHTDVADLLLQFGADLEHESEGGRTPLMKACRAGHLCTVQFLISKRADVNRQTTNNDHTPLSLACAGGHLAVVELLLAQSANPFHKLKDNSTMLIEAAKGGHTSVVQLLLDYPHSIMMSAPHNAASAPMLLSQQQQQQQQQQQQQQQQQQQQQQQQQQQQQQQQQQQQQQQQQQQQQQQQQQQQQQQQQQQQQQQQQQQQQQQQVQQQPQPQQQPQQQHVTHQQHVPHQQQASTQQQHHQQQQQHAIEQPQAQNLQPKHNTQKSLLRKNRSVTMMPDISLTSAEAQQVRSQPAGESIVATKDDTNILDKGSGGFTNLSEPNISLSPAPAPTPGLNISESRKNTRQEQILHKQQILEELQRVERELQIKGAGHLFSGSRNSVVTQQQQQQQQQPQQPQQQTEDPSEPDTLTPGLVCSTAGISGNSLTHQGASQAITLYNAFLRGKRVAQESLPPEIFSTTTNPLSLATIPVTSTVPLVTSNTSSATTPSPPSISTPPTVMTVSQPITASSDVSQNTAISDRPKAKPVSKKEGKNIRKVPSTAVGGKLQQQQQQQQQQQQQQQQQQQQQQQQQQQQQQQQATLMAGLQQQYQQKQRQHTYQVQQVHQLQQLNQQLQLQLDQVQVQQQQQQPQQQQSQSQQQPLQSQQQQSQSQQQTATVTANGTNVLMPTQLMSHLHPTHTHHLHDQQTQQNLTEQTDPELARLHRDGACPFVAAAQKAKALCTSESVIKLEDGTHIPLDDAFEIFRSISFDDNVDVATEDQEKLELKRLEVPSGKETQQQQPQQQQQQQQQQQQQQQQQQQQQQQQQQHLQTTQIVQQTNSPYTSQEYFTNPVLSVPPVSLPPLSAQIPADIIASLQTPSLNAAFKEGYLEGLRCHLQPQLLPQSSQITFPTQALPTVSETTGIIDSIPYQTNGYTQSTACSTNQVQVATQTQAPVTTTSATIVASDKKQVYTAPTSGKGKKGRYPLLTQQQSCQQQQTANTQQQTPSFPNQNYQLDPTTVAGQYTTGVPTVGGYTTNQVPPAPFSCMDVDSETESNHDTALTLACAGGHEELVELLLSRGADIEHRDKKGFTPLILAATAGHQKVVEILLNHGADIEAQSERTKDTPLSLACSGGRYEVVELLLNRGANKEHRNVSDYTPLSLAASGGYVNIIKLLLSHGAEINSRTGSKLGISPLMLAAMNGHVAAVKLLLDMGSDINAQIETNRNTALTLACFQGRHEVVSLLLDRKANVEHRAKTGLTPLMEAASGGYVEVGRVLLTKGADVNATPVPSSRDTALTIAADKGHCRFVELLLSRGTQVEVKNKKGNSPLWLAANGGHLNVVDLLYHAGADIDSQDNRKVSCLMAAFRKGHIKVVKWMVNHVTQFPSDQEMTRYIATVSDKELLEKCQECVKVIRAAKETQAAKANKNATILLEELDMEKTREESKKAAAARRRERKKKKKLEKKEEKRKLHEEYKKNEANYEEKEENGKKSGDEECDRGDDSEHETGDGCERMDSMPSPVNRSPEDADREEGDSGIDANSQGSCSSNDVKAREKKKDKKKKKANGPASNEKDMSPQRSPKSVIAQTTTTLTQNSITPTKSQNNSTSEKRIVTNVNNGVSVASASSSVTTNSRSSTVNCSERKLKGQLVFESSRHPADREDFEATGNETYTPGKGKKSYSNQYDGEILNSSTKANSTTSPKQGGKREEGWKEVVRKGQSDDSGRFMNSPFRSKKVSVPPNAISRVIGRGGSNINTIRGVTGAHIEVEKQSKCQGERIITIKGSSDATKQAHTLIAALIKDPEVDIWQMLPKSKLTVVTTSSWDKTVSTIASSKAKLGPVSKPPSLTSNSNSTQIHKTSYTSGVSAVNQLIPLRSSSTIKLAGAFPTPLPRATAPRLVAAAEKRAQAVAAQMASSSNTKTTMSYTSAIMTAGRATKIVTTSTTQTFAAKLSEITASTHTSTTVMQSTHTTVNKQKSLQSNTATVMSATAAATAQISSQQPVSAVNTSPKHCRPLPTLSAPPTMVSHYSGKSTYSPGSNVTASPATSTAVAYCSENNSIASTCSNSVRVSPSPPIVSQCQQLQQQQQQQQQQQQVRSSTPIASTIQEQQQQSQQSQQQQQQQQQQQQQQQQQQQQQQQQQQQQQQQQQQQQQQQQQTNNTPLEYSLFNDTFTKVTQQSMWGGRENESQKGMNFATVAGGGVSVNTSGSSSSKFIDNGPPQVDASKAPGYRGTTMCSPVSSKSNTTTNTSATSIGSGASSNTGHSSIQPPQYQSSGSNYSEHSLTNKPPGSLAVARPVIPQQSIEIGATMGAQFSRPVFQGDLTSRNAGSHQPHVMPPSTSQPTLDVGLFKANNVGYEHPNVNSSLLKMVPNEGQAPHPLLPYHPHMQNFTQTIAAPSASVNTTVSMSRLNPRAPDFSSSLHLNSKPQVTMFNAGSAAAAAAAAVAGIHPNMFATVPPPPPSAIQSNNLAMLGNFPLGKYQAPSRATPNTAGISTNGQTRWPFGPPHNNYPPHQDPMIGQIGFSNHLANITAQPGNIDLITSLENGGSPAISPSSPAQVAQEMNQLKIEDRKVPRPIGTERAWKNYATAGMGPGGDADSINWMLNNEKLVGSWASLAPGIDRHQMFRSSATYNRISNVDAELHQMMESSFQGHVDTQQQQQQQQQQQQQFPNGNAAALSLMPGLTLLPGQFGTPTLTEIPPNEPNKMDPPAWGMPDAVQDKQHPAWNKWTH, from the exons ATGCAGAATGTAGCACAAGGAACGACCTCGGATAGTCAGAAGCACGAAAAATTAGTAAGCGTTCACCACGACATTGGAAAGACGTCGTCGACTCCCCAGTCTTCGAACTCCAGTCCTACGAAGTCAGAGACCGAGACCTTTTCTGAGTTGCAGCCACGCTTTATGGCAGACTCGTCGGAGAGTGAGGAGGATAGTGTTTCAGAG GTGGAGTGCTTTGCAATTGATCAGGTAGAATTAGACGGTGGTCATCATTTGGAATCGTCCAAATTTCTATTAACACCTGAAGATCCAGAAAGATCTGTGGATCCTGAGACACAGGCACGGCTAGAAGCTTTGCTGGAAGCAGCTGGCATTGGCAAGTTGTCTTCAGGCGATGGGAAGCACTTGGCTGATCACGAAGTGCTCCGTCGCTTAACATCTAGTGTTTCTTGTGCATTAGATGAAGCAGCAGCTGCATTAACTCGTATGCGTAGTGATAACCCACGCGCACCTAACGAGAAACGCTCTCTTGTTGAGGCCTGCACCGACGGTGACGTTGGTACTGTTAAGAAATTATTAACGGAAGGACGCAGCGTTCACGAGACTACAGAGGAGGGAGAGAGTCTGCTCTCTCTCGCCTGTCAAGCTGGTTATTACGAACTTGCTCAG GTACTTTTGGCAATGAATGCAAACGTAGAAGACCGTGGTATAAAAGGGGATTGTACCCCTTTAATGGAGGCTGCTAGTGCTGGGCATGTAGATGTTGTAAGCTTATTGATTGCTCATGGAGCTGATGTAAATGCTCAGTCTACTTCAG gtAATACGCCCCTTATGTATGGCTGTGCGGGTGGTCATGAGGAAGTAGTACGAATATTATTAGAAGCAGGTGCCAATGTGGAGGATCACAATGAGAATGGTCATACACCATTAATGGAAGCAGCCAGTGCGGGGCATGTACCTGTAGCCAAGATCTTGCTAGAACATGGCGCTGGAATTAATACTCATTCCAATGAATTTAAAGAATCTGCGCTAACACTGGCTTGCTACAAGGGACATTTGGAAATGGTTCGCTTTTTACTAGAAGCTGGTGCAGATCAG GAGCACAAAACCGATGAAATGCATACTGCCCTTATGGAAGCATCGATGGACGGTCATGTTGAAGTAGCTCGCTTATTGTTAGATTCAGGTGCGCAGGTGAATATGCCAACAGACAGTTTTGAGTCTCCATTAACTTTGGCTGCTTGTGGAGGTCATGTTGATCTTGCTATGCTTCTAATCGAGAGAGGGGCGAATATCGAGGAAGTGAACGATGAAGGTTATACGCCGTTGATGGAAGCGGCACGCGAGGGTCATGAAGAAATGGTTGCTTTACTCTTAAGCCAAG GAGCGaatatcaatgctcaaacgGAAGAAACGCAGGAAACAGCGCTTACTTTAGCTTGTTGCGGGGGCTTTTTAGAAGTCGCTGACTTTCTCATTAAAGCAGGGGCTGATATAGAATTGGGTGCCTCTACTCCCTTGATGGAAGCTGCACAAGAAGGTCATTTAGAGCTCGTTCGTTATCTACTCGAATCCGCGGCGGATGTTCATGCTCAAACACAAACAGGAGATACGGCCTTAACGTACGCGTGTGAAAATGGTCATACCGATGTTGCGGATCTCTTACTTCAGTTTGGTGCTGATTTA GAGCACGAATCGGAAGGAGGCAGAACGCCGCTAATGAAAGCATGCAGGGCTGGCCATCTTTGTACAGTTCAATTTCTTATATCAAAACGTGCAGACGTTAATAGGCAAACGACAAACAACGACCATACTCCTCTTTCATTGGCATGTGCGGGTGGTCATCTTGCAGTTGTAGAACTTTTGCTCGCGCAGTCGGCAAATCCGTTTCATAAGCTAAAG GATAATTCTACAATGTTAATAGAAGCTGCAAAAGGTGGACATACTAGCGTGGTTCAACTTCTGTTGGATTATCCTCACAGTATTATGATGAGCGCACCACACAATGCAGCGTCTGCTCCAATGTTACTCtctcagcagcagcagcagcagcagcagcagcagcagcagcagcagcagcagcagcagcaacagcagcagcagcagcagcagcagcagcagcagcagcagcagcagcagcagcagcaacagcaacagcaacagcaacagcagcagcaacaacaacagcagcagcagcagcagcagcaacaacaacaacaacaacagcagcagcagcaacagcagcagcaggtgCAGCAGCAACCGCAACCACAACAGCAACCACAACAGCAACATGTAACTCATCAGCAGCATGTGCCTCATCAGCAACAAGCATCTACGCAACAGCAACACCAtcaacaacagcaacaacatGCTATAGAACAACCGCAGGCACAAAATCTTCAACCTAAACATAATACGCAAAAGTCGTTGTTAAGGAAGAATCGATCAGTAACAATGATGCCCGATATAAGTCTTACTTCCGCTGAGGCGCAACAAGTTCGTTCTCAACCCGCGGGAGAATCGATTGTAGCAACTAAGGACGATACCAATATTCTCGATAAAGGCAGTGGAGGATTTACTAATCTTTCAGAACCTAATATTAGCCTTAGTCCTGCACCAGCTCCGACGCCAGGATTAAATATCTCAGAGAGTCGAAAGAACACTCGACAAGAACAAATTTTACATAAACAACAAATCCTTGAAGAACTACAA AGGGTAGAAAGAGAGCTTCAAATAAAAGGTGCAGGCCACTTATTTTCCGGTTCAAGAAACTCTGTTGTAACtcaacaacaacagcaacaacagcaacaaccGCAACAACCGCAACAACAGACAGAAGATCCTAGCGAACCAGATACATTAACGCCAG GTTTAGTTTGCAGTACAGCTGGTATATCCGGAAATTCGTTAACCCATCAAGGTGCCAGCCAGGCAATAACCTTGTATAACGCTTTTCTCAGAGGAAAACGTGTTGCACAAGAATCTTTACCTCCCGAAATTTTTTCTACAACAACAAATCCACTGTCACTTGCTACAATACCCGTTACGTCGACTGTTCCGTTGGTTACCTCCAATACATCTTCGGCAACTACGCCTAGTCCTCCAAGCATATCCACGCCTCCCACCGTCATGACTGTTTCCCAACCTATAACCGCGAGTAGTGACGTTAGTCAAAATACCGCCATAAGTGATCGTCCGAAAGCTAAGCCTGTCTCGAAGAAAGAAGGGAAAAATATCCGCAAAGTTCCATCCACTGCAGTGGGTGGGAAActacagcaacagcaacagcagcagcagcagcagcagcagcagcagcagcagcagcaacagcagcagcaacaacaacagcaacaacaacagcagcaacaggcAACCTTGATGGCTGGCCTTCAACAACAGTATCAGCAGAAACAAAGACAACATACCTATCAAGTTCAACAGGTACATCAGCTGCAGCAACTTAATCAACAGCTACAACTGCAACTGGATCAAGTACAG gtacagcaacaacaacagcaaccTCAACAACAGCAATCACAGAGTCAGCAACAACCACTACAATCTCAGCAACAGCAATCGCAAAGTCAGCAACAGACTGCGACAGTAACTGCTAATGGTACTAATGTACTCATGCCTACTCAGTTAATGTCGCATCTTCATCCGACGCATACTCATCATCTTCATGACCAG CAAACTCAGCAGAATCTAACGGAACAGACAGATCCTGAGTTGGCAAGACTGCATCGAGATGGAGCTTGTCCCTTTGTCGCTGCCGCTCAAAAGGCAAAGGCTCTTTGTACGAGCGAAAGTGTAATTAAATTGGAAGATGGCACACATATTCCCCTTGACGATGCTTTTGAAATCTTCCGATCTATTAGTTTTGACGATAATGTTGATG TAGCAACAGAAGATCAAGAAAAACTTGAACTGAAAAGATTGGAAGTGCCAAGCGGTAAAGAGACGCAACAGCAGCAAccgcaacaacaacaacaacagcagcagcagcagcagcaacaacaacaacaacaacagcagcagcagcagcagcagcaacaacatttACAAACTACGCAAATAGTTCAACAAACAAACAGTCCTTATACCTCTCAAGAATATTTTACTAATCCTGTACTGTCGGTACCACCTGTTTCATTACCACCCTTAAGTGCTCAAATACCGGCAGACATAATAGCTAGTTTACAAACACCTTCTCTGAATGCTGCATTTAAAGAAGGTTATCTTGAGGGTCTTCGATGTCACTTACAGCCACAATTGTTACCACAGTCTTCTCAAATAA CATTTCCAACACAAGCATTACCAACTGTAAGCGaaacaacaggaataatagacAGTATACCTTATCAAACAAATGGTTACACGCAATCTACAGCTTGTAGTACTAATCAAGTTCAAGTGGCTACTCAAACTCAAGCGCCAGTAACAACGACTTCTGCGACGATCGTTGCTTCTGACAAAAAGCAAGTTTATACTGCACCAACAAGCGGCAAAGGTAAAAAGGGAAGATACCCACTTTTGACGCAGCAACAATCGTGTCAACAACAACAGACTGCGAATACGCAACAACAAACTCCGAGTTTtcctaaccagaattatcagttAGATCCAACGACAG TTGCTGGTCAAtatacaacaggtgttccaaCGGTTGGTGGTTACACAACTAACCAAGTACCGCCTGCACCGTTTTCTTGCATGGATGTAGATTCTGAAACAGAAAGTAATCATGATACAGCCCTAACTTTGGCATGCGCTGGTGGGCATGAAGAACTCGTTGAACTTCTATTAAGTCGCGGCGCGGATATAG AACATAGAGACAAAAAAGGGTTCACTCCGCTGATATTGGCAGCAACAGCGGGACATCAGAAAGTGGTAGAAATTCTTTTGAATCATGGAGCTGATATAGAGGCTCAGTCCGAACGTACCAAGGACACACCTTTGTCTCTTGCCTGCAGCGGTGGCAGATACGAAGTGGTAGAACTTCTATTGAACCGAGGTGCCAATAAAGAACATCGTAACGTCTCTGATTACACACCTTTGAGCCTTGCAGCATCTGGTGGTTACGTTAATATAATAAAGCTTCTTCTTAGTCATGGTGCTGAAATTAATTCTCGGACTGGTTCAAAATTGGGTATTTCCCCCTTAATGCTTGCCGCTATGAATGGTCACGTTGCGGCGGTGAAACTGTTACTAGATATGGGCAGCGATATAAATGCTCAAATTGAAACTAATCGTAATACGGCGCTAACGTTGGCATGTTTTCAAGGAAGACACGAAGTCGTTAGTCTCCTTCTCGATCGTAAAGCTAACGTAGAACATCGAGCCAAGACTGGACTTACGCCGTTAATGGAAGCAGCCAGCGGAGGATACGTGGAAGTTGGGCGCGTCTTACTCACTAAAGGGGCAGATGTCAATGCTACACCTGTTCCCTCGTCTCGCGACACTGCCCTTACCATCGCTGCTGATAAAGGACACTGCCGTTtcgtagaattattattatcaagGGGGACTCAAGTAgaagtgaaaaataaaaaaggaaataGCCCGCTATGGTTAGCGGCAAACGGTGGACATCTAAACGTTGTCGATTTGCTGTACCATGCTGGCGCAGATATCGATTCGCAAGATAATCGCAAGGTGTCTTGTTTGATGGCTGCTTTTCGCAAAGGACATATTAAGGTAGTTAAGTGGATGGTAAATCATGTTACTCAATTTCCAAGTGACCAAGAAATGACACGATACATAGCTACCGTAAGCGATAAAGAACTTCTAGAAAAATGTCAGGAGTGTGTAAAAGTAATTCGAGCTGCAAAAGAGACTCAAGCAGCAAAAGCAAATAAAAATGCTACGATATTATTGGAGGAGCTCGATATGGAGAAAACACGTGAAGAGTCGAAAAAGGCAGCAGCTGCTCGTAGACGAGaacgaaagaaaaaaaagaaactcgAAAAGAAGGAGGAAAAACGAAAATTACACGAAGAATACAAAAAGAATGAAGCAAACTATGAGGAGAAGGAAGAGAATGGGAAAAAATCTGGTGACGAAGAATGCGACAGGGGAGACGATAGTGAACACGAAACTGGTGACGGTTGCGAAAGAATGGATAGTATGCCATCTCCGGTTAATAGAAGTCCAGAAGATGCCGATAGAGAAGAAGGTGACAGTGGAATTGATGCAAATAGTCAAGGTAGTTGCAGCAGTAATGACGTGAAAGCGAGAGAAAAGAAGAAGgacaagaaaaaaaagaaagccAATGGTCCCGCGAGTAATGAAAAAGATATGTCTCCACAGAGGTCGCCAAAATCTGTTATCGCGCAAACTACTACTACTTTGACTCAAAATTCTATCACACCAACCAAATCTCAAAATAATAGTACCTCAGAAAA aAGAATCGTGACTAATGTTAATAACGGAGTTTCGGTAGCATCGGCAAGTTCTTCCGTCACAACAAATAGCCGATCATCAACTGTTAATTGTAGCGAGCGTAAACTGAAAGGTCAACTAGTGTTCGAATCTTCAAGACATCCGGCAGATAGGGAAGATTTCGAAGCGACTGGCAACGAAACATATACGCCTGGTAAAGGCAAAAAATCTTATAGTAATCAGTACGATGGAGAGATACTGAATAGTTCCACTAAAGCAAATAGTACAACGAGTCCTAAACAAGGTGGCAAACGTGAGGAAGGTTGGAAGGAAGTTGTGAGAAA gGGACAATCCGACGATTCTGGAAGATTTATGAATTCACCATTCCGCTCTAAGAAAGTTTCTGTTCCTCCCAATGCTATTAGTCGGGTTATTGGGAGAGGTGGAAGTAATATAAATACTATTAGAGGTGTAACAGGAGCACATATTGAAGTAGAAAAACAGAGCAAATGTCAAGGCGAACGAATTATTACTATCAA AGGATCGTCCGATGCAACTAAACAAGCTCATACATTAATAGCAGCGCTTATTAAAGATCCAGAAGTTGATATATGGCAAATGCTTCCAAAATCGAAATTGACTGTTGTGACGACTTCTTCTTGGGATAAGACCGTTTCTACTATAGCT TCGAGTAAAGCAAAGTTAGGTCCTGTAAGTAAACCGCCTAGTTTAACGTCTAATTCCAACAGTACACAAATTCATAAGACCAGTTACACATCTGGAGTTTCTGCCGTCAATCAGTTGATTCCTCTTCGATCGTCATCTACCATTAAACTTGCTGGAGCATTTCCGACACCTTTACCACGCGCAACAGCACCCAGACTCGTTGCTGCAG CCGAAAAACGAGCCCAAGCTGTAGCTGCTCAGATGGCTTCGTCGTCGAATACAAAAACAACAATGTCATACACGAGTGCTATTATGACAGCTGGACGAGCAACAAAGATCGTAACAACAAGTACAACGCAAACGTTTGCTGCAAAATTATCGGAAATCACTGCCTCTACTCATACATCCACTACCGTGATGCAGTCCACTCATACCACCGTAAATAAGCAGAAATCCTTACAATCGAACACTGCCACCGTAATGTCAGCCACGGCTGCAGCAACGGCACAGATTTCGTCTCAACAACCCGTTTCAGCAGTCAATACATCGCCGAAACACTGCCGGCCACTGCCTACTTTATCTGCCCCGCCAACAATGGTTTCTCATTATTCAGGAAAATCCACTTATTCGCCCGGTTCGAACGTGACTGCATCACCAGCTACCAGTACTGCGGTTGCATATTGCTCGGAAAATAATTCGATTGCTTCTACATGTTCAAATTCGGTTCGAGTTAGTCCATCGCCGCCAATTGTATCGCAATGTCAACAAttgcaacaacaacagcagcaacaacaacaacagcaacaagTACGTAGTTCAACGCCAATTGCATCTACGATTCAAGAACAGCAACAGCAATCGCAGCAgtcgcagcagcagcagcagcagcagcagcagcagcagcagcagcagcagcaacagcaacaacaacagcaacaacaacaacaacagcagcagcagcagcagcagcagcaacagcagcagcagcagcaaacgAATAACACGCCACTCGAGTATTCCTTATTCAACGACACCTTTACGAAAGTTACTCAGCAATCGATGTGGGGTGGTCGAGAAAACGAATCTCAAAAGGGTATGAATTTCGCAACCGTGGCTGGCGGTGGAGTCTCTGTAAACACATCGGGGTCATCTTCGTCTAAATTTATCGACAATGGCCCTCCTCAG GTGGATGCCTCGAAAGCTCCTGGATATCGTGGAACAACAATGTGTTCTCCTGTTTCAAGCAAATCGAACACTACAACCAATACGAGTGCAACTAGCATAGGAAGTGGCGCATCATCGAACACTGGACATAGTTCAATTCAGCCACCTCAGTATCAATCTTCTGGAAGTAATTACAGTGAACATTCACTCACGAATAAACCGCCTGGCAGTTTAGCCGTGGCACGACCTGTAATTCCTCAGCAAAGCATAGAAATAGGGGCAACGATGGGGGCACAATTTAGCAGGCCAGTATTTCAAGGTGATTTGACATCGCGTAACGCCGGGTCGCATCAACCACACGTGATGCCACCTTCAACATCGCAACCAACCTTAGACGTTGGTTTATTTAAAGCAAATAACGTCGGTTACGAACATCCAAATGTAAACTCGAGCTTACTGAAAATGGTGCCCAACGAAGGTCAAGCTCCTCATCCTCTTCTACCTTACCATCCTCACATGCAAAATTTTACACAGACGATAGCTGCCCCATCTGCTTCTGTCAACACTACCGTCAGTATGTCGAGGTTAAATCCCAGAGCGCCTGATTTCTCTAGTTCGTTACACTTAAATAGCAAACCTCAAGTGACCATGTTCAATGCGGGATCGGCagcggcagcagcagcagctGCTGTCGCAGGAATACATCCAAATATGTTTGCCACTGTACCGCCACCTCCACCATCTGCAATCCAGTCTAATAATTTAGCGATGCTTGGAAACTTTCCTCTAGGAAAATATCAGGCTCCGTCTCGAGCCACTCCTAACACCGCCGGCATCTCGACCAACGGACAGACACGTTGGCCTTTCGGTCCCCCGCACAATAATTATCCACCGCATCAAGATCCAATGATAGGCCAAATCGGATTTTCCAATCATTTGGCTAATATCACTGCGCAACCCGGGAATATTGACTTAATCACAAGTTTAGAGAATGGCGGTTCACCGGCGATATCGCCGTCTTCACCTGCACAAGTCGCTCAAGAAATGAACCAACTGAAAATAGAGGATCGTAAGGTACCACGTCCGATTGGTACAGAAAGAGCCTGGAAAAACTATGCTACTGCAGGAATGGGGCCAGGCGGTGATGCTGATTCTATTAATTGGATGCTAAATAATGAAAAACTTGTTGGATCTTGGGCGAGCCTAGCGCCAGGAATTGATAGGCATCAAATGTTTCGATCTAGTGCTACCTACAATCGTATATCTAACGTTGACGCTGAACTTCATCAGATGATGGAATCTTCCTTTCAA GGTCATGTAGATacacagcaacagcaacagcaacagcaacagcaacagcaacagtttCCAAAtggaaatgcagcagctttgtcACTAATGCCTGGATTAACGTTATTACCTGGACAATTTGGAACACCTACTTTAACCGAAATTCCTCCGAACGAACCCAACAAAATGGATCCACCAGCTTGGGGAATGCCTGATGCTGTACAAGATAAACAACATCCG GCTTGGAATAAATGGAcccattaa